A single Amphiprion ocellaris isolate individual 3 ecotype Okinawa chromosome 15, ASM2253959v1, whole genome shotgun sequence DNA region contains:
- the septin7a gene encoding septin 7a isoform X1 produces the protein MFIFGLQQQKNLEGYVGFANLPNQVYRKSVKRGFEFTLMVVGESGLGKSTLINSLFLTDLYSPEYPGPSHRIKKTVQVEQSKVLVKEGGVHLLLTIVDTPGFGDAVDNSNCWQPVIDYIDSKFEDYLNAESRVNRRQMPDSRVQCCLYFIAPSGHGLKPLDIEFMKRLHEKVNIIPLIAKADTMTPEECQQFKKQIMKEIQEHKIKIYEFPETEDEEEMKMVRKIKDRLPLAVVGSNTIIEVNGKRVRGRQYPWGVAEVENGEHCDFTILRNMLIRTHMQDLKDVTNNVHYENYRSRKLAAVTYNGVDNNKNKGQLTKPDTAEGMSPLAQMEEERREHVTKMKKMEQEMEQVFEMKVKEKLQKLRDSEVELQRRHEQMKKNLEAQHKELEEKRRQHEEEKASWEAQQRILEQQKLDASRTLEKNKKKKIF, from the exons atgtttatttttggtctacagcaacagaagaacctgGAGGGCTATGTGGGTTTTGCAAATCTACCCAACCAAGTTTACAGAAAATCTGTGAAGAGAGGTTTCGAGTTCACGCTTATGGTTGTGG GGGAATCTGGGCTGGGGAAGTCGACGCTGATCAACTCACTCTTTCTGACAGACCTGTATTCCCCTGAATATCCGGGTCCTTCTCATAGAATCAAAAAAACAGTACAG GTGGAACAGTCAAAGGTCCTGGTAAAGGAAGGAGGAGTGCATCTTCTGCTCACCATTGTTGACACCCCTGGCTTTGGTGATGCTGTTGACAACAGTAACTG CTGGCAGCCAGTCATCGATTACATCGACAGTAAGTTTGAGGATTACCTCAACGCAGAGTCACGGGTCAACAGACGGCAGATGCCGGACAGCAGAGTGCAGTGCTGCCTGTATTTCATTGCTCCATCAGGACATGG ACTGAAGCCCCTTGATATTGAATTCATGAAACGGTTACATGAAAAAGTAAATATCATCCCTCTTATCGCAAAAGCTGACACGATGACTCCTGAGGAGTGCCAGCAGTTCAAgaaacag ATCATGAAAGAAATCCAGGAGCATAAAATCAAAATTTACGAGTTCCCAGAgacagaggatgaggaggagatgaagatgGTCAGGAAAATCAAG GATCGTTTACCCTTGGCTGTAGTCGGTAGTAACACCATTATCGAGGTCAACGGAAAGCGAGTTCGTGGGAGGCAGTACCCCTGGGGTGTGGCTGAAG TGGAAAATGGAGAGCACTGTGATTTTACAATCCTCCGGAACATGCTCATCAG GACCCACATGCAGGACCTAAAGGATGTGACTAACAATGTTCACTATGAAAACTACCGCAGCAGGAAACTGGCTGCCGTCACCTACAACGGTGTGGACAACAATAAGAACAAGGGACAGCTAACCAA accTGACACGGCTGAAGGCAT GAGTCCTCTAGCCCAGATGGAGGAGGAGCGACGGGAGCATGTGACCAAGATGAAGAAGATGGAACAGGAAATGGAACAAGTGTTTGAGATGAAGGTCAAAGAGAAGCTCCAAAAGCTCAGAGACTCTGAGGTTGAG CTCCAGAGGCGTCACGAGCAAATGAAGAAGAATCTGGAGGCCCAGCACaaagagctggaggagaagcGTCGCCAACATGAAGAGGAGAAGGCCAGCTGGGAGGCCCAGCAGAGGATTCTGGAACAGCAGAAACTAGACGCATCCAG GACCttggaaaagaacaaaaagaagaagatatTTTAA
- the septin7a gene encoding septin 7a isoform X2, which produces MFIFGLQQQKNLEGYVGFANLPNQVYRKSVKRGFEFTLMVVGESGLGKSTLINSLFLTDLYSPEYPGPSHRIKKTVQVEQSKVLVKEGGVHLLLTIVDTPGFGDAVDNSNCWQPVIDYIDSKFEDYLNAESRVNRRQMPDSRVQCCLYFIAPSGHGLKPLDIEFMKRLHEKVNIIPLIAKADTMTPEECQQFKKQIMKEIQEHKIKIYEFPETEDEEEMKMVRKIKDRLPLAVVGSNTIIEVNGKRVRGRQYPWGVAEVENGEHCDFTILRNMLIRTHMQDLKDVTNNVHYENYRSRKLAAVTYNGVDNNKNKGQLTKSPLAQMEEERREHVTKMKKMEQEMEQVFEMKVKEKLQKLRDSEVELQRRHEQMKKNLEAQHKELEEKRRQHEEEKASWEAQQRILEQQKLDASRTLEKNKKKKIF; this is translated from the exons atgtttatttttggtctacagcaacagaagaacctgGAGGGCTATGTGGGTTTTGCAAATCTACCCAACCAAGTTTACAGAAAATCTGTGAAGAGAGGTTTCGAGTTCACGCTTATGGTTGTGG GGGAATCTGGGCTGGGGAAGTCGACGCTGATCAACTCACTCTTTCTGACAGACCTGTATTCCCCTGAATATCCGGGTCCTTCTCATAGAATCAAAAAAACAGTACAG GTGGAACAGTCAAAGGTCCTGGTAAAGGAAGGAGGAGTGCATCTTCTGCTCACCATTGTTGACACCCCTGGCTTTGGTGATGCTGTTGACAACAGTAACTG CTGGCAGCCAGTCATCGATTACATCGACAGTAAGTTTGAGGATTACCTCAACGCAGAGTCACGGGTCAACAGACGGCAGATGCCGGACAGCAGAGTGCAGTGCTGCCTGTATTTCATTGCTCCATCAGGACATGG ACTGAAGCCCCTTGATATTGAATTCATGAAACGGTTACATGAAAAAGTAAATATCATCCCTCTTATCGCAAAAGCTGACACGATGACTCCTGAGGAGTGCCAGCAGTTCAAgaaacag ATCATGAAAGAAATCCAGGAGCATAAAATCAAAATTTACGAGTTCCCAGAgacagaggatgaggaggagatgaagatgGTCAGGAAAATCAAG GATCGTTTACCCTTGGCTGTAGTCGGTAGTAACACCATTATCGAGGTCAACGGAAAGCGAGTTCGTGGGAGGCAGTACCCCTGGGGTGTGGCTGAAG TGGAAAATGGAGAGCACTGTGATTTTACAATCCTCCGGAACATGCTCATCAG GACCCACATGCAGGACCTAAAGGATGTGACTAACAATGTTCACTATGAAAACTACCGCAGCAGGAAACTGGCTGCCGTCACCTACAACGGTGTGGACAACAATAAGAACAAGGGACAGCTAACCAA GAGTCCTCTAGCCCAGATGGAGGAGGAGCGACGGGAGCATGTGACCAAGATGAAGAAGATGGAACAGGAAATGGAACAAGTGTTTGAGATGAAGGTCAAAGAGAAGCTCCAAAAGCTCAGAGACTCTGAGGTTGAG CTCCAGAGGCGTCACGAGCAAATGAAGAAGAATCTGGAGGCCCAGCACaaagagctggaggagaagcGTCGCCAACATGAAGAGGAGAAGGCCAGCTGGGAGGCCCAGCAGAGGATTCTGGAACAGCAGAAACTAGACGCATCCAG GACCttggaaaagaacaaaaagaagaagatatTTTAA